Within Telopea speciosissima isolate NSW1024214 ecotype Mountain lineage chromosome 8, Tspe_v1, whole genome shotgun sequence, the genomic segment aaaaaaaagaagagttaaATTATAATTGAATCCTACATTGAtttaagggaaaatatcatcccctcccctAGAAGGCTccttaatatcaatccagtacccaagtttaaAAAAACGacaatgccctcccctactttataaggATTCTATCAACCGCACCTTAAGTGGGTATCGTTGTTAAAACAGCAAATGAAAAGATGGTATTaccctcctttttctttctggttttctaattttttttttttaatatattcaatcaacgctttcttcttcttagtgAATGGGGTTGTAGCGGCAAGCGACGGGTTGGAAGGGGTTGCAGCGGGTTGGGGTGGGATGGGGTTCGGTTTGCCGTTGGGGAGGAAGAACAGGTGGTAGGGTGAGATGATGAATCCGTTTCAATGGATCTGCCGGGAAGCTCTATTTCGTAATGAATCATTCGTTTGACACTACCACCATCTCCGTCTCCATCGCTCAAATCCGATCAACCTCGCCGAATGCCGCTGCCACTCTTTTGAATCTCACCGGAATCTTTGCCATAATGGGAGTTGCTGGTGAAGACCAGTCGCATGCACCAAAGGAAGAGGTAATAGATCAGTGCTGCCTGGCCATGGAAGAGTCTTTGAACTCAGTCTGCAGATGGGGCGATTACGGACAACTCGATCGAACTTTTGGAGATAAGGGTACTCTAGGTTCCTCTCTGTGCATTTCCCTCTTCTGTCTTCATTCAATTTCTATTTCCGTTCCCCTCTTCATTCAGTTCCCATTTTCATTAATTCgatttttcccttcttcactCGGTTTCTAATTCCACTAAATCGATTGTTCCCCTCTTCATTCagtttctattcttctttctaaCAAATATTTGTGATTTAATAGTATCTTTCCTTGTCCGTCAAGAATCATAGCTTATTAAAAAGGTGGTTCAAAACTTCAAGAATCCAGCCAATTAACTTCTATAGTTTCCACTTTTTGTCCAATAATTTTTAAGATTTgtagttcttttattttttggttcttGTTTGATTTCAACTTATTGGGTCATCGGTTGTCCAGAAAATTAAGTCACAAGGGTCAATGACCTGTTCATCAAGCctgcaaaaaataaagagaagtaaTGGAGTCAGCAAATCACAAGCAAATGCACGTTATACCTGCAAATGCAATAAACAAATAAACAGagtaaaattaaataaataaacaaaaataaacgaaaaagaaaaataacttACCTCCAAGTCAAGTAAACATATACGACGAATGTATACACGCACGCCGGTCGGCCGACACACAAATCACGACGACGCACAGATGACGGCTGACGGCGAACGGGAATGGAAAGGCATACACTGCACATGGAACGAAAATCATCACACTGCACACACAGATGACGGATCGTTTAATTGAGTTCTTGTTTCGGGCGTCtttggtattctttttattttttatttttggccaaaaaattgtttatttttagttaattatgttccaattttttgtttaaacgaATGAAATCTGGTCTGTGATCATGTCCTTAAATAGTCATCATAACCAGCAAATTAGCATATACAAGTTGATCGGTCCAGTCTTTGCTTTAAGGAAATTTTGGTCTCCGCCTTGGGAGTACAAAATAAGGGGAAAGTTTCACGGTGCTGAGCGGTCAGTCGATCTGCTGCTCCACGCCACAGCTCatgctctcttcttcctctccaactACAACCCCAACCCCCATCtcacctctgcaaccccaacccCATGCTCTGCAACACCACCCACTCGTGTTCTTCCTCCCCAACCCCAGTCGCTGAAACCCCCTTCCACCATATCGTCTGTCGCTGCAACCCCTTTCACCCCACCCTTATCCGCtgtgaataagaagaagaggtgaGAGAAGAAGGCAAGGGTTGaatttaaaagaaatttaaaaaaaatatatatatatatatataaaccgtAAAAGAAAATAAGGGTAATATAGCGTTTTAGAAAATTTGCAAATGCCCACGTCATCACGTAATGGCGTTTTCTAACAATTAGGatacgattgatagaatctttcaaaagtaacggagggcattatcattctTCAAAACTTAGGTACTAGATTGATATTACGGTTAATtagaggggatggggatgatgTTTTCCCTTGATTTAACTTGAAACAAACATAGAagcaagagaaaacaaaaattaacgAATTGTCCAAAATCAGCCCAATGTTTGAATTCGATCAAGGCTTGAGGAGCCTAGGACTTTAAAGTTGGAATCAATCCCAAAAGCCCTAGAATTGATCGCTCCAAAATATCTGAAATTGGGATTAATCAAGGTAGATTCCAATTAAACTgatctgtttctcttttttttaatgagactcatccaattttgatttttgaaacaaTGCTATAGTAGTCTAGTACATTCCCATCATAAGACACAAGACTACATATAAGTtatcttccttgttcttctttcttgtttaatgGATAAATTAGAAAATTAACAACAGATGATGTTGGGGAagagggtttggtttggtttgtttctcTTATCCTTGTGGAAGCATATATGTGGTGGTGGATCAGTGGCGTCTGAAGAAGGCGATGAGGGCATTGTAGACCATCTCTTTGGCGTTGACACCCATTATGAAATCTGCGTGAGCATAATCCTTGAGGAACAGAGTGGTGAGGTCTTCCCCATCGTGGAACTTAAGGCTGTCCAGCAACAGCTCTACATCTCCAACGTCGGAGAGGGCGTCTCGTCCACCGTAGCTGAGGAACAAAGGAAGGTCTCTTGGGATGTTGGAGAGGTTATAGATCGGTGGCTTCCTTTGCCCATAGTGCTCCATGTTCAACTCTTCCCTCCCGTAATCGTACTTTGACACCAACCCTTTCCTTGCCGCTACAAAATGTATTCATAGTTTTTTCTTATCATTATTCTTTGATGATTATAGATTGATagagcaatttggatcctctactgccgagctaccGGGTAGGATCGTGCTGTTGAGACACAGTAAGACAaggaatgaccgccttacccctgctcggggtAGAGTGTGGTAGAGGAACACAAGTGTTGACAGATTGATAGGGCTGGGTCTATCATCTGTATAATAGAGTAATTTGGATTCTCTACTACCGAGACACAGCAAGACAGAGAACAACCGCCTTAACCCTGCTTAGGATAAAGCATAGTAGAGGGACACATGTGCTCACTAACCTGTCTTACTCAAGTCAATATCATCTACAAGACAAAAAATGGAAGGGGTTTCAAAGTGTTGTGTTATAAGAATATATTTTATTAAGGAATTGCAGTTTACAAAGAGAGAATATCTTTAACAGGAATAACTGCAAGATCTCATCTTCCTATGGACCTTCATCATTAAATGAATTATTAGACTCACTGTTCCAAGAGTCATATCATAGCCTCCAAGGCTCTAATAATCAccgtggatgaagagattctttgTTCACCCTGTTTATGAAAAACTTCGCGACAATATTAAACCCCCTATTGTTTCTAGTGACTTACTTTGAGCAAGATGCACCATATTCTTGGTAGAGGTGGACTGAGGCTCATTCTTCAAGAACAGATCAACCGTGGAGACGTTGAGACAGCAATTTTTTCCTtgcaccatcatcatcatcaaacaAGAGTTTCTCATAAGCTTAATTTTGCTCTACTCAATCTAAATTCTAATTGAACATTAATATTAACCATTGGAGTGCAAAAATTAAGAAACCTTATATAATAGATTAGagcactttggatctcagtaGAACTAGAAGATATAGATAGTAGCTTGGTTGTTAGGTACCTGTGAATGAGGACATCAGATCATAACAGTCAACTCCAGGATTCTTGCAGAGTGAATGGAGAAATTTAGCAACCGCTTCCCTGTTTTATTCATATACCAATCAATAAAGGGTGTACCATTACACAAgcctcccgccactgcagggtctggggaggatcataatgtgcGTACCTTACCTCTGTTTTTGCAGAGAGACTGTTCCGGTTCAAATCAATTGAATCGaaaaattgtcttttttttagtttcaaagCATGGTCCTAGGTATCGATATTAAATCGGCCGTATCAGCTATGATCAATATTGATACCTGGTTGATACAAATTGACAatccatttgttttttaaacGATATTTTCAGAAAACTTGCAGTCTTTTTAAGAGGAAAGGCAAAGCCGGTACTCTTACCCTTTTGGGTTGAATTCTGCAACACCCATCAGCGTGGTCATCTGCCAAAgcgaaaaagaaaggagaagttacAATCATGGAATTAAATATTGACATCGGATCAGCTGTATCGAGGTCAATACTGATAATTGGTCGATCCCGTGTTTTGACAGATTTTGATCGAATTtttcttctatgtttataaCTTATTTGGGTCCACCCTAAGCTTTGTTCCAAGGCCTAAAGTGAGAAATTTTGTCtaggtttcaactttcaaccatTTATTGGTCCTATGGCTCCCACCCAAGCCCTCCTGGAAGAGTGGATGGTAACATGGACAGAATTAATTGTCCACAAAATTAGAGCCCTCGGATCACCTCGCCAACATGGTTTGAGGTGATTCGGGCAATCCATATGAGTTGATCCATATCAGTATCGCATCGATTACGAAGGGGACCGATGTTGATTCAATATTGATCTTGATAACAAATAtccttttgtttccataaatgcTTCTTTGTGATGccattaaggctgtgtttggtatgcattcttagaacaCATTCTAGGTCTATTTCTCATTCTTGGATGATATAAACAACTATTTCTATCATCCGAAAATGTAAAATCAACCTAGAAACCATATGTAACTATGTATTGTCATGTATAACATATAGGTATATGTACACATACAATTATACATATACGTATACGTACCTCTCCCACGAAGGCTTTGGCGGCGAGTACCCCAATAGCAGTGGTCATATGGCTCAGGTAGGCAACAGGGCTAAGCAAAGCAGCGGATTTCAACTTGTCCACCAATTTCCCTTCTGAAAAAGATGCCAGAGCTATTAAGGTCCCCTGCAATTTATCAAGAATGTGtattaagaaagaagaaaaagaaaagaagaaattaagaggatgaagaagaagaagaagaagcagaagaagacgaCCATGGAGTGGCCCACATAATGGATCTTCTGGCCTGTTTCACGGGACAAGAAATCAAATGTAGCAGGAAGATCGTACTCCACAAGCTCATCCCAAGACCAATTCCAGTATTCCtgcaacaacaaaaataagagATGGGGAGCATGAGAGCAGAGGAGAATccaaaaacagtaaaaaataaaataaaaatgaatcaATTAAAATGGGGTTGGGTTAAGTAAAGGAGTACCGGTTGGGTTGCATTGAGAGTAAGATGAGAACGGCTAAATCTAGTCCCTCGTGTGTTGGCAATCCATACATCGAACCCACTATCTGCCAAGATGAACGGCAAGGCTTGTTCTGGAGTGTTCACTACCCATGTAATCCCATCCtgtgtatatataaatatatatgaacaaaacaaacacctCAGCTAGCTGGGTTTGATTGTTTGTGGCTTTATTGATTTGTGTGTAGTCATGGGTCGGTGAAGAAAGATAGATAGATATATAGCATCACGGATGTATGGCAGAGCTTGTAACTGGCAAATGGGTTTAGTACTACTGGGTTTGTCTTCCAGTCATTGGAATGACTTCCAAGCTCCAAACACACTAAAATTAAGAAACCCAGTACTTGTAGTTAGATGTATAGTATTCAGTATTATTCACTGTAAACTCAATGTTCATTTATGGATAATTTATGGATCATCATCAGTTCATGGGCTTCAAAGAAGCTAAAGTCTAaaacagagcagagcagagcAGGGCAGAGCCTGAGAGTCCAGCCAGATCTTTGTGGAGACCAAGACCAAGAAGACAGACAAATCCCAATCTGCTTTGGAACTTGGAGTTCCTTCATCATCACTTCTGAATCCAAGCCCCAAGTCCCCCAAGAGTTGTAATAAGCCCCAAGTCCCCCAAGAGTTGTAATAAATATCTTTTTAAGTCTTTTACCCTTTAACTAACCATCTCAGttcttcaagagagagagagagagagagatgaattgtaaaagcacaagcacagacaggTCTATTTTCAGGGATAGATGAGCAGATCTAGTTTCAGTTCTcaataatttctgaaaaaagaagaagaagaagaagaaagagaacccaTGTGGCATCAAATGAATAAAGTTCTCCCCTGATGATGACGATTGCCATTTCCGTTACAAAATGAGAAGCCAAACAGAAAACTCTcctttgcttttctttctttattggtcttttttttcttggcaatgAGGAATATTCACCGACCACCCAGTCCTTTTGAATTGTTCTTTTCTTAATGATAATTAATTTGCTCATCAAAACTTGAAACAGTCATTATAAAGAAATTGTTTGGGTTGTGTGACAGTGTGAACTAAAGTCTTCGTAAGTCTAGTCTGGTCATGGTCTAAAGCACAAAGGACAGAAGCATTTTATAATGAATAGGAGGACCAAATTTTGATGCTACTTGGGTATGCAGGAATTTTCTTGCCATCCGGGCTCACAGCCAAAGAAATAGAATCTCAAATGCTACTTTGAAAAATACAACAACTTAGGAGAGTGtttgtgaacccaaaggggGAAGTGAGCCGGGTAACagcaaaataattattttttgtttttttaataaaaatctgaaaatcaaatacctaacatcttattcttaaaagttagTCGAGGTCTAACGGTAGTAAAGGCAACAGGGGAATCAAAAAATgtcttttaaaagaaaaaagagagattagAAAGCATTGCATGTGGTGGGAGTAGTGAATAAGGAGTTGAGTTAATTGAAGAGGTGAGGTGTGATGAAGAACATAAATACCACGAGTACACCGTGCTGCAGTAGGACTGGTTGCTTGTTCTTATCCAATACTCCTCCACCACCTGAACGCCCCTCTTGGATTCTTTGCATGTTAAGCACATACCCATCTTCCGTTTTCACCtgaaacccccaaaaaaacaaaacaaaaaaactcatttATGTAACTTTTGAATCCATCAAGTAACACACATTTCACCATTAACATTAAAGAAATTTTGTTCTAAGAcatagaattgaagaagaagctctctctctctggctctTACATAGAACTCCTGGCACTGGTAACCATGTATGGTGATGGAAGACTCGCACAGCCcaacaagaggaggaggagttgATGATGCACTGCCGGACAGAGTGAAGCTGGTGCGACGAGTCGTAGCCACAGTCTGGTGGGGCTCAAACACAAGGACAAACACGAAGACACTTATCACGAAGAACCGTCGGTGCTGCAGATCATTGTGGAGATCCATAATTATCTTTCTCGAAGCCCAACAGAGGAAGTCTGTCTGTCCGTCCGAGAGAGAGGAGCTGATCGATGACTTATTAATATTGACTGACGAGAGTTGAGACTCTACCCTTTTAAAAGCGAAAAGCACTCACtcaggaggagagagagagagagctcaatCCAGTGGGAAAAGGGAATgggttttctcttctcctttttttagaGTTTTTGGGTAATAGtgacagaaacaaaaaaaagtaaagaatagATTTAAAGGTTACCGGTTCAATAAAGCTTGTAGGAAAAATAGAACTTTCATTTCCTATTGTTGGGCAACTGGGGCTTGGGGCTGAGCATCGTGGGATGATGGGACCCACTCTCAGCTTTtatctttcctttcctttccttttctttcctctcattATTCATTATTAGATTCCTTTCTTACCATATTTGCATGGATCAAATTATGATTCTAGGCTGGTATCGGGGTCGGGCCATATCGGTCATTACATATCCGATATATCTGGATTGGGAGTATCGGTTAAAAAGTGTTATTTTAAATTTATACCCAATATGGGCCTAATACAGTTCAATCCAtattggacgaaattttgctctctctctctctatatatatatatagataccGGTGGTGACTGATATCGATGCTAATAATTTTGTTCCCACCGTTGAAACGAATCCTGATTGTTGAAGCAACTGTAGAGTTTATACGGAATAAAACCAAGtggaaccaaaccaaaccgaactgTTATGTTTGTGGCTACATGTAATACAATGACACTtacatacccaaaaaaaaattgatgtaatatatatatatttgtaacCATATAAGCTCATTCGCTCCGAGGGGAAGTACTAGCCTATCTGTAGAACGGAAGTCGTCCTCTTCTCCGACTATGAGTTTGACACCCCCTACTGCTGTTCCAGTCACCCTTAAGACTTCTCATGCATCCAAGGTTGCCTATCTGTATGAGCTCAGCTACACTCCGGCTGAACAACAGATTCTCCCTACTAATTTCCCTATTATAAACCCTTATGATGTCTTCCCACAAACTTCTACCTCTGTCACAAGGAAGGTCCGGACAATTATTTCTCCCAAAAAGACCCAGGGTCTCAAGGAGTATGTCCAGGCTCCTCCTTTCTCCCAAAATCAAGTTACTGCTAGCGGAAAAGAGCAATATTTTCCTGTGAACATCAGCCCTAAGCTGATCAGTCAGTGGATCCATCTCGGTTACACACATCTCCACCTAGGGGCCGTCCAGATTGCTACTACCTTCCATGGTCGGAAGGGCCTCCCTGTTGCCATGCGCCTCAACCTTCTGGACACCAGGTTCAGAAACTTCCCGCATGCTACCATCACGGATGTTCAGACCACCCTGAACGACGGCACCGTTTTCTACACAGTGTACCCTAATTACAACATCTCTTTGCAAGATCCGAATCTCCCTGATGCCTGGCAGTTCTTGATCCAACTAACTGGTGCACCGCAGAAAGAGACAGCGATAGCTGCCACTCTCCACTATCAGATCTGCTATAGACTCTAGAACCATGCTATGAACCTTAATACTGGTTTCTCCAATAACGATGCTGCTCTCTTCATCTAGATCGGCGAAGACCGGATTCCTACAATCACCCATGTCCCTCGACAGATTGATCGGGCGACTCTCCTTAAGCTCATCCCTGAATCTTGGATCACAGCATACGAGTCTACGCATGATATCCCGACAGCCACTCCGCCTCTGACAGCGACCAATCCAGTCTATAAATCTCTAGAAGACGGCCGTACTCTTGTCACATATCCCAGACCTGCGGACATGTGTACCATAGTTCCTTTGGCATCCCCAGCCTGGTTGGACGACGTCAATGATCTCTCTGACGCTCCCCCGGCTCCTACGCCGCCTCAaccagcaaagaagaagaaaaagcgcCAGCCAGATCCTCTATGGCTCCGTTACCAAGCTGGTTGTCCGAATGTTGGTCCCCTTGGAGAAGATCGAGGCCGATATCAATTTATCGTGGAATACGGCAATAGCAAACCTTGTTCTCTAGGTTGCTGTTTACCGCCACCGTCTCCTTCTCCGCCACcgtctccttctcctcctttgcCGGTTACCCCATATTACAAGCCAGATCTACCACCGGCCCCACCTTCTCCTTCAACGGCTCCCCCATTGATGCTGTGGCAGACCCAAGTCCAGCAGCCTATTCCCTGCTTCATGGCTTCTGGTTCAGAAGGGATCAGCAGGAACTTTCCTCCTACTGTGGACTATGAAGATGCTGATCGTCGCCGCCATAAATGGAAGGTTGCTCCCCCTAATGTTCTCGATAACATGGGTCAGATGGCTTCGAATTCCTCTGTCGAAGCACAACTCAATTGGCAGGCCGACAATGCCCTAGTTCAGAACCAGTACCTGAACAAATTACTCTCTTATCAAGAACATCATACCCTTGCTCTTCAGCAGAATGAAGCTGACATCCGTTATCTGAAGACACAGATTGAATCCCTCCACCAAGAGCTTATGACTATAGCTATGACAGTGAAGGATTCCTCTTATGCCTCTTTCCTGATTTCTGGTCgtgaaaaggagaagaagcttTTGGAAGAATAGCTCAGACTGGCTCAGACCCAACCATTCCCGTCCAGTCCCACTCTTTTCCCTGAGTCTTTTACAACCCCCATTTACCATGATCATTCGGCTCCACATAGCTTTCCTACTGCTATGTTCAAAGAGTTACAGGACCAGCAGAGACATTTGGCTACTCTCAAAGCTAGATCCTCAAAATCCAAGAGATCTCATACATCCTATCCTGTATCCCCATAGCCTGTTTTCCAACCCTCTCCCATCTCACTTCCAAAGCCCATGATCCAGCCTACTTTTCAACCTTTACCTGAACAACCTTCAGGACCTCCTGGTTTTGTTCCTTGGGTTCCTCCCAGATCAAAACCAAACACTCCTGATTCCGTCTACACTGTTGTCCCCTCACCTGAGAATCCTAATACCCTCAGCAGCTTCCTAACTCAGTTAACTTTGGCCACACCTAAACCTATTCCTGTTTTATCCCTCTCCAAAGTTGCTTCCGTCACCTCCTTTTCAGACTCCGACTCTCAAAGTTCCCAGATTCTGTTACCTATCTACCAGACCAATCCCCCTCCGGCACCAAATGCCTCTCAAGTGGCCACTGAGCCCATCATTCATAGCAGTGACAGTGAAGTTGATACTGCAccacaacaacagcagcagcagccccAAGCACCACCTCATTTTCCCCCTCAGGCCGATCCGCCTAGTCCATTTGCTAATCAGGACCCCAAACAATTATTCACCTTTGATGGTCTTCCATTTTATAAATGGCCTGAGCGCATCTCAGAATTTCATGCCTGGCTTACTGCAGAAATGTTGGTTGCTGGTGCAACTGACAACACTGTCCTCACCAAATTCTTGGCCCGTACTCATGGAACCCTCAGAGAATGGTTCATGGCCCTTGGCGGTTATCGGCAACTCCAGTGGACTCAAATTCCTATTGATGTCTTCATTGCACAATTAtacaatgagatgattggaccCATTGAGAACAACCGTATTAAGGCTCGAGAAgagtacttccagatgaagtgttgTTCGTTCCAAAAGGCTGATCTTGCCAAGCACTACACTCGCATGTTAGACCGTTTCTACATCCTTGGAGGACTGGATGACCCTAACATGAAACAGGTCTTTCTCAATTCCTTCCCAGAACCTTTGGGAAAAGAGGCTGCAAAATCCTTACAACATTTTGGCCTCCGGATTGACCAAGCTCCTATTGGTCGCCTCTACCAAGAGATTCTTAGTGCCCTGTAGAAGCTATGTGATCAACAGTTATTCTTCAAGCAACGGGAAAAGACCACTCATAAGCTCATTGATGCTTGTGACACAACTCATCTCaagatcaagtgcaaagacCAAGCCTGCTCTGGTCCTTCTAAAAAGAAATCCCATTTCTCCAAGATCAGTAATCGTCCAGAGAAGGTTTATTCCAAGACAGATGGATCTCATCGATCTCATCGATTCAAACGTAAGCATCAGCCTCAGTCTCAGCAACAGCCTTATAAGTTCTTCAAACGTAAGAAATTTAGGCAGAAGACTTCCACCAAATGCTATGCGTGTGGAAAATCTGGACACTTTGCCCGAAATTTCCCAGACAAGACCAAGCAGGCCAAATTGATGCATATGCTAGCCCCCTTTTCCATCACTGATGATCCAGATGCAGATGTTGAATCTCTCTACTCTGTGGACGATGACTTTTCTCCGGACCTACTGTTTGTACTAGAAAATTGGGAGCAAGATGAAGATTTGGATACCTCATGACCCGGatccgagtccgatggatttgaccccatctaccctaTGGCCTCTCCTTTGTCCTCTCCTAGTCCTCCTAAGTCACCAGCTTTGGCTATCACCAAAACCCCATTACCTCAGGCTTGTCTCTCAGTCTCTCCTACAGCATGGGATCGTCCTATTAAGATTATAGGATATTTTGATACTGGTTGTTCCACAACAATCTTAGCCCCCCATGTCCTTCCCTCGGAATTCTGGAAACCCCATAAATAGTTTTTTACTGCAGCTGATGGCCAAACCTTTTCTGTTAACCTTATCTCCAAGAATCCTGTCCGTTTTCAAATATTCCCATCTCTTACCCTTAGCCATACAGTGTTAGGATCCTCTCTCCCTGGTCGAGATGCTCTTATTGGCTTTGACATACTTTGCCAATTACCCCACCTTAGATGGAGCGTACATGGACTCAGTCATAAGAAGCATTTCCTCCCTTGGACAACTGTTTCAAATTTGTTACTAATCACTCCAATTGCAGATATCAAGGAACAATTGCTCACTAGTTACAGTGCTGAGAATCACGCAGACTTTCTCACTAAGTGTG encodes:
- the LOC122670654 gene encoding triacylglycerol lipase 2-like, which produces MQRIQEGRSGGGGVLDKNKQPVLLQHGVLVDGITWVVNTPEQALPFILADSGFDVWIANTRGTRFSRSHLTLNATQPEYWNWSWDELVEYDLPATFDFLSRETGQKIHYVGHSMGTLIALASFSEGKLVDKLKSAALLSPVAYLSHMTTAIGVLAAKAFVGEMTTLMGVAEFNPKGEAVAKFLHSLCKNPGVDCYDLMSSFTGKNCCLNVSTVDLFLKNEPQSTSTKNMVHLAQTARKGLVSKYDYGREELNMEHYGQRKPPIYNLSNIPRDLPLFLSYGGRDALSDVGDVELLLDSLKFHDGEDLTTLFLKDYAHADFIMGVNAKEMVYNALIAFFRRH